One window of Phycisphaeraceae bacterium genomic DNA carries:
- a CDS encoding tetratricopeptide repeat protein codes for MAKSRAFGCVIAAIATLGCAFGQTSGRQAGKPGEKTIETPGKVVRPRTTQDDIDDAIAILKAQASVAGEFLLKGDVDGASKLVLETFPEATRTPAQSFVMGQAIFRNDPKLSYSLIKSAAKKLPDSAEVLLAWGLEQHREREYEGALQAYERADELRPGNAPVLAVAAECALRIGNVEKALALWKSCGEATRGTQEDIESLVCEVNDRRRPMGRRAELVKKVLNANELAAADLLLLDCDWPSDWWNKGPNRQFLENDLLTVGKWILPGGNVQVQEAKCVGALAMMERPTKEKVYDLLRRSRYLIDEQATMPTNARAAVQMLRYAIRSGATTRDDARVKLGPQFVEMAKNSGLKDAFEAAGFLYFQTGKADEIDRLGWEVAKDPRCAAGVLAAMVEKKELKWESPELQKAIKDFPESAAIAGIALKAGVEAGQPKRDLLIRAILAEYSGFSLSDRGGTVRPRSDALRDLWQQLAELKE; via the coding sequence ATGGCGAAGAGCCGTGCTTTTGGGTGTGTGATTGCGGCGATCGCGACGCTCGGTTGTGCGTTCGGGCAGACAAGCGGGCGCCAAGCCGGGAAGCCCGGCGAGAAGACCATTGAGACGCCGGGAAAAGTCGTTCGGCCCCGGACGACCCAGGACGACATCGACGACGCGATCGCGATTCTGAAAGCCCAGGCGTCTGTTGCGGGCGAGTTTCTCCTTAAGGGAGACGTTGACGGGGCGAGCAAGCTGGTGCTCGAAACCTTTCCCGAAGCCACAAGAACGCCCGCGCAGTCGTTCGTGATGGGTCAGGCAATTTTCCGCAACGATCCGAAGCTTTCGTATTCGCTCATCAAGTCGGCGGCCAAAAAGCTCCCGGACAGCGCCGAAGTTCTGCTCGCTTGGGGGCTCGAGCAGCATCGGGAGCGAGAGTACGAAGGGGCGCTTCAAGCGTACGAGCGGGCGGACGAACTCCGCCCGGGCAACGCGCCGGTGCTGGCCGTTGCCGCGGAGTGCGCGCTGCGCATCGGAAATGTCGAGAAAGCGCTCGCACTCTGGAAATCGTGCGGCGAGGCGACACGCGGAACGCAGGAAGACATCGAGTCGCTGGTGTGCGAAGTCAATGACCGCAGGCGTCCGATGGGGCGGCGTGCGGAGCTCGTCAAGAAAGTGCTGAACGCCAACGAGCTTGCGGCGGCGGACCTTCTTCTCCTCGATTGCGACTGGCCGAGCGATTGGTGGAATAAGGGGCCCAATCGGCAGTTTCTCGAGAACGATTTGTTGACGGTGGGGAAGTGGATTCTTCCGGGTGGGAATGTTCAGGTGCAGGAAGCCAAGTGCGTCGGAGCGCTCGCGATGATGGAGCGCCCCACGAAAGAAAAGGTCTACGACCTTCTGCGGCGCAGCCGCTATTTGATCGATGAACAGGCGACGATGCCGACGAACGCGCGGGCGGCGGTGCAGATGCTGAGATACGCGATCCGCTCGGGCGCAACCACGCGCGATGACGCCCGCGTCAAACTCGGGCCGCAGTTCGTCGAGATGGCGAAGAACTCGGGCCTCAAAGACGCGTTCGAGGCTGCGGGATTTCTGTACTTCCAGACAGGAAAGGCGGACGAGATCGACCGTCTCGGGTGGGAAGTCGCGAAGGACCCGCGCTGTGCCGCCGGCGTGCTGGCGGCGATGGTGGAGAAGAAGGAATTGAAGTGGGAGAGCCCGGAATTGCAGAAGGCGATCAAGGATTTTCCGGAGAGCGCGGCGATCGCGGGGATCGCGCTCAAGGCCGGGGTCGAAGCCGGTCAGCCCAAGCGAGATCTGCTCATCCGGGCGATCCTGGCGGAATATTCGGGGTTTTCGTTGTCGGATCGGGGCGGAACGGTGCGGCCGCGCTCGGATGCGCTGCGGGACCTTTGGCAGCAGTTGGCGGAGTTGAAAGAGTGA
- a CDS encoding DUF1559 domain-containing protein, which produces MRASSGAFTLIELLVVIAVIAILIGILLPSLSAARDSARTVKCQSNLRQMGIAFLAYSGSNKGSYCSGPQDGRVNNNWGNAADIQAGKVGWMADAVEGGYFNPGTNLCPTNPARSTQSLQNDKLPASFKGITATTTKRQAMFNAGYNTNYTPTWYFAFTELIDLRDNPDVDVKRPYLDSKRTRQALRGTMNEKYLGMVPTNLVPLFADGRVNDLNDGQSEVLVGSDTYRVVKHLTDGYAGSPVDGLFGKQSWSDLGPAHGKAPGGKLRNTASGGINQKDLDKYYGNWLFADGHVDSLRDSNMDGEFGWLDGASVRADDPYDDQDVERKVFGGHLTTGRFGPDPTKERSSVDH; this is translated from the coding sequence ATGAGAGCCTCCAGCGGCGCTTTCACTCTGATCGAACTGCTCGTCGTCATCGCGGTGATCGCGATCCTGATCGGTATTCTGCTCCCCAGCCTGAGCGCCGCCCGCGACTCGGCGCGCACCGTCAAGTGCCAGAGCAACCTGCGCCAGATGGGGATCGCCTTTCTCGCATACTCGGGCAGCAACAAAGGTTCGTATTGCAGCGGCCCGCAGGACGGGCGCGTCAACAACAACTGGGGAAACGCCGCCGACATCCAGGCGGGCAAAGTCGGCTGGATGGCAGACGCCGTCGAGGGCGGCTACTTCAATCCGGGCACCAACCTCTGCCCGACCAATCCGGCTCGCTCCACTCAGTCGCTCCAAAACGACAAACTCCCGGCAAGCTTCAAGGGAATTACCGCCACCACCACCAAGCGCCAGGCGATGTTCAACGCCGGGTACAACACCAATTACACGCCCACCTGGTACTTCGCGTTCACCGAACTCATCGACCTTCGCGATAACCCCGACGTCGATGTCAAGCGCCCCTATCTCGATTCCAAGCGCACCCGCCAGGCCCTGCGCGGCACGATGAACGAGAAATACCTCGGAATGGTTCCGACCAATCTTGTGCCGCTCTTTGCCGATGGGCGCGTGAACGATCTCAACGACGGTCAATCCGAAGTGCTTGTCGGCTCCGACACCTATCGCGTCGTCAAGCATTTGACCGACGGATACGCGGGTTCCCCTGTCGACGGTCTCTTCGGCAAGCAATCGTGGAGCGACCTCGGTCCGGCGCACGGAAAAGCGCCCGGTGGCAAGCTCCGCAACACCGCTTCCGGCGGCATTAACCAGAAAGATCTCGACAAGTACTACGGAAATTGGCTCTTCGCCGACGGACACGTCGATTCGCTCCGCGATTCCAACATGGACGGCGAATTCGGCTGGCTCGATGGCGCCAGCGTTCGAGCCGACGACCCCTACGACGACCAAGACGTCGAACGAAAAGTCTTCGGCGGACACTTGACGACCGGCCGATTCGGTCCCGATCCCACCAAAGAGCGGAGCAGCGTGGATCACTAG
- a CDS encoding DUF2950 domain-containing protein codes for MFPSLRHRVIHILTHASLIPIAVVATSCASSSPQDPIVHQGEAFATPQAAVDAGIAALRAHDEAALTRILGVDANIIESGDTVADKANVQKFLQKYDQSHRLVENEGGSMTLEVGENNWPMAFPLVHDSDGWRFDSAAGIEELNARRIGRNELDCIETCRAIADAQSEYQMMDPDGGMPPAYAQKFLSDAGTKNGLFWPASDGGQQSPLGNLAAQASAEGYTRNDTGEPQPYHGYYYRMLTAQGRYAPGGAQSYLENGRMTRGFAVIAYPAEYGVSGIMSFMISKQGIVYQRDLGPDTEAIARAKTEFNPVPGWTIVR; via the coding sequence ATGTTTCCAAGCCTCCGGCACCGAGTGATTCACATTCTGACGCACGCCTCTCTTATCCCAATCGCGGTGGTCGCGACCTCGTGCGCTTCTTCCTCACCGCAAGACCCGATCGTCCACCAGGGCGAGGCCTTCGCGACCCCTCAGGCGGCGGTCGATGCCGGTATCGCGGCGCTTCGGGCGCACGATGAGGCGGCGCTGACGCGAATACTGGGTGTCGACGCCAACATCATCGAATCGGGCGATACCGTCGCGGACAAGGCGAACGTCCAGAAGTTCCTGCAGAAGTACGACCAGAGTCACCGCCTCGTCGAAAACGAAGGCGGCTCGATGACGCTCGAAGTCGGCGAGAACAACTGGCCGATGGCATTCCCGCTCGTGCATGATTCGGACGGATGGCGGTTTGATTCCGCCGCGGGAATCGAGGAGTTGAACGCCCGGCGCATCGGCCGAAACGAACTCGATTGCATCGAGACCTGCCGCGCGATCGCGGATGCTCAGTCGGAATACCAGATGATGGACCCGGACGGAGGCATGCCCCCGGCGTACGCCCAGAAATTCCTCAGCGACGCGGGAACGAAGAACGGCCTTTTCTGGCCGGCCTCCGATGGCGGGCAGCAGAGCCCGCTCGGCAATCTCGCGGCACAGGCGAGCGCGGAGGGTTACACGCGCAACGACACCGGCGAACCGCAGCCCTATCACGGCTACTACTACCGCATGCTCACGGCACAAGGCCGGTACGCCCCGGGCGGTGCGCAGTCGTATCTCGAGAACGGCCGCATGACGCGCGGCTTCGCGGTCATCGCCTATCCGGCCGAGTACGGCGTCTCGGGCATCATGTCGTTCATGATTTCCAAGCAGGGAATCGTGTATCAGCGCGACCTCGGCCCGGACACCGAAGCCATCGCCCGCGCGAAAACCGAATTCAATCCGGTCCCGGGTTGGACGATTGTGCGGTAA
- a CDS encoding peptidyl-prolyl cis-trans isomerase codes for MQVKLTTSHGDIVLELDPKNAPISTENFVAYVKSGHYEGTVFHRVIDSFMIQGGGHNADLSKKATSKPIKNEWKNGLKNVRGAVAMARLGGNPDSATSQFFINTVDNAFLDKPQPDGAAYAVFGKVTSGMDVVDKIRKVKTTNKQGMGDVPVEPVTIAKAEMLG; via the coding sequence ATGCAAGTGAAACTCACCACATCTCACGGCGACATCGTGCTCGAACTCGATCCGAAGAACGCGCCGATCAGCACCGAAAACTTTGTCGCGTACGTCAAGTCCGGCCACTATGAAGGAACCGTTTTCCACCGCGTCATCGATTCGTTCATGATCCAGGGCGGCGGACACAACGCCGACTTGTCGAAGAAGGCGACGAGCAAGCCCATCAAGAACGAGTGGAAGAACGGGCTCAAGAACGTGCGCGGCGCGGTCGCCATGGCGCGCCTGGGCGGAAACCCCGATTCGGCCACAAGCCAGTTCTTCATCAACACCGTCGATAACGCGTTCCTCGATAAGCCTCAGCCCGACGGCGCCGCGTACGCCGTCTTTGGAAAAGTCACCAGCGGCATGGACGTTGTCGACAAGATCCGCAAAGTGAAAACGACGAACAAACAGGGCATGGGCGATGTGCCGGTCGAGCCGGTCACGATCGCGAAGGCGGAAATGCTGGGCTAG
- a CDS encoding DUF393 domain-containing protein: protein MEEPFAILIDGKCTLCRREARFMQNLDAGRGKLKILDITAPDFEPSRFGATEEALMGQIHGILSDGRMIAGMGVFRHAYRAVAEGGGIGARLMSAIVSVTGWPLIRPLADCFYRWFARHRIRISAIAARFLGEEPAMACEGDRCRVP from the coding sequence GTGGAAGAGCCCTTTGCCATCCTGATAGACGGGAAGTGCACGCTCTGCCGGCGCGAGGCACGGTTCATGCAGAATCTCGATGCGGGCCGCGGCAAGCTGAAGATCCTCGATATCACGGCCCCGGACTTTGAACCGTCGCGGTTCGGTGCGACCGAGGAGGCTCTTATGGGGCAGATTCACGGAATCCTGTCCGATGGACGGATGATCGCCGGCATGGGGGTTTTTCGGCATGCATATCGCGCGGTCGCAGAAGGCGGCGGTATCGGCGCGCGCCTCATGAGCGCGATCGTGAGCGTGACGGGATGGCCGCTGATCCGCCCGCTGGCGGATTGCTTCTACCGCTGGTTTGCGCGGCATCGAATTCGGATCAGCGCGATCGCGGCAAGGTTTCTAGGGGAAGAGCCGGCGATGGCGTGCGAGGGCGATCGCTGCAGAGTGCCGTGA
- a CDS encoding ABC transporter substrate-binding protein has product MPPRIVSLLPSATESLCAIDGESLLVGRSHECDYPLGISEIPALTAPAIKPERATNPGAIDAEVRRQMSSGQSLYSVNEKLLADLKPDLILTQDLCEVCSIDLKTVRRIAETLSPRPEIVSLNPQTFEGVLDDLYTIGRAAGLESQAVSKAADLRERMFAAAEFVNALEDGPNVVLLEWTDPLFVGGHWTPQLIERAGARHPLNPTVAKEEAGAAAGPQMAERLAGKSIRVDPEIVGALNPDAIIIAPCGMDLATTRTCADALLKQEWFQGLKAVREGRVAIVDGNQMFNRPGPRLVDAFEFLVGWLNNRAGVIPIGFPWTLLERP; this is encoded by the coding sequence TTGCCTCCCCGCATCGTCAGCCTGCTTCCCTCCGCGACAGAATCGCTCTGCGCGATCGACGGGGAATCACTGCTCGTCGGTCGCTCGCACGAGTGCGATTATCCGCTTGGAATCTCGGAAATCCCGGCCCTGACCGCGCCGGCGATCAAGCCTGAACGCGCGACAAACCCCGGAGCAATCGACGCCGAGGTGCGCCGGCAAATGTCCTCAGGTCAATCGCTCTACTCGGTGAACGAGAAACTGCTCGCCGATCTCAAGCCCGATCTCATCCTCACGCAGGACTTGTGCGAGGTCTGCTCGATCGATCTGAAGACCGTCCGGCGCATCGCGGAAACTCTCTCACCCCGCCCCGAAATCGTGAGCCTGAATCCACAGACATTCGAGGGCGTACTTGATGACCTCTACACCATCGGGCGCGCCGCCGGTCTCGAATCGCAAGCGGTCTCGAAGGCCGCGGACCTGCGCGAGCGGATGTTCGCCGCGGCGGAGTTCGTGAACGCGCTCGAAGACGGTCCCAATGTCGTGTTGCTCGAGTGGACCGATCCGCTCTTTGTGGGCGGGCACTGGACGCCTCAACTCATCGAGCGTGCGGGTGCGAGACACCCGCTGAATCCGACCGTCGCGAAGGAAGAAGCCGGTGCCGCGGCGGGCCCTCAGATGGCCGAGCGCCTCGCGGGGAAATCAATCCGCGTCGATCCCGAGATTGTCGGGGCACTGAACCCGGACGCGATCATCATCGCGCCTTGCGGCATGGATCTGGCCACGACTCGGACTTGCGCCGATGCGCTGCTGAAGCAAGAATGGTTCCAAGGCCTGAAGGCCGTTCGCGAAGGGCGTGTCGCGATCGTCGATGGAAATCAGATGTTCAACCGCCCGGGCCCGCGGCTCGTCGATGCGTTCGAGTTCCTGGTCGGCTGGTTGAACAACCGCGCGGGCGTCATTCCGATCGGCTTCCCGTGGACATTGCTCGAGCGGCCGTGA
- a CDS encoding family 10 glycosylhydrolase, translated as MIELPRALLLTICFTLTLRCPAQPVWRETTPEQAQAFAPPDPPREFRGVWVASVQNIDWPSASNLSVEIQKAEIIRNLDGLEKMKFNAVLLQVRPSCDALYISSIEPWSEYLTGASGISPPAAGYDPLRFWIEEAHRRAIDVHIWINPFRARHFKAKSPNAASHISRTNPAIVKEYDSYEWLDPGEPEAVEHTMRVVMDIVNRYDIDGVAIDDYFYPYPKEGVPFPDNASYEKYAAKMRADAPPGTAIRPLTRDLWRQQNINSFVERFYSEIKRAKPYVLVGVAPFGIWKPGFPEGIKGMDAVAKLHADARLWLMNGWLDYLSPQLYWSIDSVEQNFVRLMLWWAQQNTKERHLWPSLYTSRIGLETEDVSRNWIPMEIVRQINVTRERSGNPGFPEPGQIHFSLKVMLENRGGINQAIMSVQPESALIPESPWLNEPAFSKIDWKAIVAADNTRTALAWIPWEFPLGPSRWVLQVRRGGEWRTLILPGGRAGETFETQGADTIALTPVSRTGALGRKRIWHAAQNGSN; from the coding sequence ATGATCGAGCTGCCTCGCGCCTTGCTACTCACGATTTGTTTCACGCTCACCTTGCGTTGTCCTGCGCAGCCTGTCTGGCGCGAAACCACGCCCGAACAAGCGCAAGCCTTTGCTCCTCCCGATCCGCCCCGCGAATTCCGCGGCGTGTGGGTCGCCAGCGTGCAGAACATCGACTGGCCGAGCGCAAGCAATCTGAGCGTTGAGATCCAGAAAGCCGAGATCATCCGGAACTTGGATGGGCTCGAAAAGATGAAGTTCAACGCGGTGCTGCTTCAGGTGCGCCCGAGCTGCGATGCGCTCTACATCTCGTCGATCGAGCCGTGGAGCGAGTACCTGACCGGTGCGAGCGGGATCTCGCCCCCTGCTGCCGGTTACGACCCGCTGCGGTTCTGGATCGAAGAGGCGCACAGGCGCGCGATCGACGTTCACATCTGGATCAATCCGTTTCGGGCCCGCCATTTCAAGGCGAAATCGCCGAATGCGGCATCGCACATCTCGCGGACCAATCCGGCGATCGTGAAGGAATACGACAGCTATGAATGGCTCGACCCCGGTGAGCCCGAAGCGGTCGAGCACACGATGCGCGTCGTCATGGACATCGTGAACCGATACGACATCGACGGCGTGGCGATCGATGACTATTTCTACCCTTATCCGAAGGAAGGTGTGCCGTTTCCGGATAACGCGAGTTACGAGAAGTACGCCGCGAAGATGCGGGCCGATGCGCCGCCGGGAACCGCGATCCGTCCGCTGACGCGCGATCTCTGGCGCCAGCAGAACATCAACAGCTTCGTCGAGCGCTTCTATTCGGAGATCAAGCGAGCGAAGCCGTACGTGCTGGTGGGGGTTGCGCCGTTTGGAATCTGGAAGCCGGGGTTCCCCGAAGGCATCAAGGGAATGGACGCGGTTGCGAAGCTGCACGCCGATGCGAGGCTCTGGCTCATGAACGGATGGCTCGATTATCTCTCGCCGCAGCTCTACTGGTCGATCGATTCGGTCGAGCAGAACTTTGTGCGTCTCATGCTCTGGTGGGCGCAGCAGAACACGAAGGAGCGTCATCTCTGGCCGAGCTTGTACACAAGCCGCATCGGGCTCGAGACCGAGGACGTTTCGCGCAACTGGATCCCGATGGAGATTGTGCGCCAGATCAACGTCACCCGCGAGCGCTCCGGAAACCCCGGTTTCCCGGAGCCGGGACAGATTCATTTCTCGCTGAAAGTAATGCTGGAGAACCGGGGCGGGATCAATCAGGCGATCATGTCTGTTCAGCCGGAGAGCGCTCTCATTCCCGAAAGCCCGTGGCTCAATGAACCCGCGTTTTCAAAGATTGATTGGAAGGCGATCGTCGCCGCGGACAACACGCGAACCGCGCTCGCTTGGATTCCCTGGGAGTTTCCGCTGGGGCCCTCGCGCTGGGTGCTGCAGGTTCGTCGCGGCGGGGAGTGGCGCACCCTGATTCTGCCGGGCGGGCGCGCGGGCGAAACTTTCGAAACTCAGGGCGCCGACACTATCGCTCTCACGCCGGTGTCGCGGACGGGGGCATTGGGCAGAAAACGCATCTGGCACGCCGCTCAGAATGGTTCAAATTGA
- a CDS encoding transposase — protein sequence MRSIVDRAIRDHAEIRRWPLFEQNVRTNHLHIVVGPAAGADADEMMKQFKSWGTRRLIQAGLASSTTRVWVDHGSTKHLNSETSLQRAIEYVRNQ from the coding sequence ATGCGATCGATTGTTGATCGGGCCATCCGCGATCATGCCGAGATTCGCCGGTGGCCCCTATTTGAGCAAAACGTGCGGACGAATCATTTGCACATCGTGGTCGGACCGGCCGCGGGCGCGGACGCCGATGAGATGATGAAGCAGTTTAAATCCTGGGGAACTCGCAGGCTGATTCAGGCCGGACTGGCATCGAGCACAACCCGGGTGTGGGTTGACCACGGGAGCACGAAGCATTTGAACAGCGAGACTTCCCTGCAGCGCGCGATCGAATACGTGCGGAATCAGTAA
- a CDS encoding DUF3300 domain-containing protein: protein MKSTSLILFSLMACGLLGSRCFSQQAAPAATSAPAQTPAGDKLSPEQLDQLVAPIALYPDDLLTQMLMASTYPIEIVQADRWVKAHTDLKGDALAKALESETWDASVKSLVQFPDVLSMMSEKLDITSKIGDAFISQQKDVMDAVQRLRAKAQQAGNLQSNQQQTVTVQPAAAGSQTQTIIIQPADPQVVYVPQYNPTVVYGAWPYPAYPPYPYYPPGYVAGTAALSFGIGVACGAIWSNNSWGHCNWNNGSVNINRNVNINNTNINNANINRNNTNVNRNNASGSTWQHDPSHRQGAPYSNRAAAQQYGGVDRAQATQARQEFRGRENSPQGAFGDSGRGLNRQNSGSFDRSQAQQNMQNRQGQAQNRQGGFDRSQAQNNRSSGNAGAFSGVDRGNATRQASNRGNASRSGAQQMSRPSGGGTRSAPSRSGGGGARGGGRGR, encoded by the coding sequence GTGAAATCGACATCCTTGATCCTCTTCTCTTTGATGGCATGCGGTCTTTTGGGAAGTCGTTGCTTCTCCCAGCAGGCCGCGCCCGCCGCGACGAGCGCTCCGGCGCAGACGCCCGCCGGCGACAAGCTTTCGCCCGAGCAGCTCGACCAGCTCGTCGCGCCGATCGCGCTTTATCCGGATGATCTGCTCACGCAGATGCTGATGGCCTCGACCTATCCCATCGAAATCGTCCAGGCCGATCGCTGGGTAAAAGCCCACACGGATCTAAAGGGCGACGCGCTGGCCAAGGCGCTCGAGTCCGAAACCTGGGACGCGAGCGTGAAGTCGCTGGTCCAGTTTCCGGATGTTTTGAGCATGATGAGCGAGAAGCTGGATATCACGTCGAAGATCGGCGACGCGTTCATCTCGCAGCAGAAGGACGTGATGGACGCGGTGCAGCGTCTGCGCGCCAAGGCGCAGCAGGCGGGCAACCTCCAATCGAACCAGCAGCAGACCGTGACCGTGCAGCCTGCCGCGGCGGGGTCGCAGACGCAGACGATCATCATCCAGCCGGCCGATCCGCAGGTTGTGTATGTGCCGCAGTACAACCCGACTGTTGTCTACGGAGCGTGGCCTTACCCGGCCTATCCGCCGTATCCCTATTACCCGCCGGGATATGTCGCGGGCACCGCGGCCCTCTCGTTCGGGATCGGCGTCGCCTGCGGCGCGATCTGGAGCAACAACTCCTGGGGCCACTGCAACTGGAACAACGGTTCGGTCAACATCAACCGAAACGTCAATATCAACAACACGAATATCAACAACGCGAACATCAACCGGAACAACACCAACGTGAATCGCAACAACGCCAGCGGCTCGACATGGCAGCACGATCCTTCGCACCGGCAGGGCGCGCCCTACTCAAACCGCGCCGCAGCCCAGCAGTACGGCGGCGTCGATCGCGCGCAGGCGACGCAGGCACGCCAGGAATTCCGCGGGCGTGAGAATTCGCCTCAGGGTGCCTTCGGCGATTCGGGTAGAGGCCTGAACCGCCAGAATTCCGGCAGCTTTGACCGTTCGCAGGCGCAGCAAAACATGCAGAATCGCCAGGGACAGGCCCAGAACCGGCAGGGCGGATTCGACCGTAGCCAGGCTCAGAACAATCGGTCGTCAGGCAATGCGGGCGCCTTCAGCGGCGTTGATCGCGGGAACGCCACGCGACAGGCCAGCAACCGAGGCAACGCCAGCCGCAGCGGCGCGCAGCAGATGTCACGACCGAGCGGAGGCGGCACACGATCGGCGCCGTCGCGTAGCGGGGGTGGCGGCGCACGTGGTGGCGGGCGTGGCCGCTGA
- a CDS encoding lamin tail domain-containing protein, giving the protein MNKQIAIGAAALVTAASSSMGAIRITEWMYNGAGGTAREYFEITNTGAFAIDLTGWSFDDDSRAPGTVSLSSLGILAAGESAIVCEPTAAAFRTAWGLAASVKVLGSNTTNLGRADEINIYDAFNNLIDRLTYDDQTIGGPRTQGFSGNIMLANLGANRADLALISSVGDAYGSWTNSFGEIGNPGTYADIPAPGVLALAGLGAVISGRRRRA; this is encoded by the coding sequence ATGAACAAGCAGATTGCGATCGGTGCGGCGGCATTGGTGACGGCGGCGAGCAGCTCGATGGGCGCCATCCGCATCACGGAATGGATGTACAACGGCGCGGGCGGCACGGCTCGCGAGTACTTCGAGATCACAAACACGGGCGCGTTCGCCATCGATTTGACGGGCTGGTCGTTCGATGACGACTCGCGCGCGCCGGGGACGGTCAGCCTTAGCAGCTTGGGCATTCTTGCCGCGGGCGAAAGCGCGATCGTCTGCGAGCCGACCGCGGCGGCGTTCCGCACGGCGTGGGGCCTGGCGGCGAGCGTCAAAGTTCTCGGCAGCAACACGACGAACCTCGGTCGCGCCGACGAGATCAACATATACGACGCGTTCAACAACCTCATCGATCGTCTGACGTACGACGATCAGACAATCGGTGGCCCGCGCACGCAGGGCTTCTCGGGCAACATCATGCTGGCGAACCTCGGCGCGAACCGCGCCGACCTCGCGCTGATTTCGTCCGTGGGCGATGCCTACGGCTCTTGGACGAACTCGTTCGGGGAGATCGGCAACCCGGGTACGTACGCCGATATCCCTGCGCCGGGCGTTCTTGCTCTCGCCGGCCTCGGCGCTGTGATCTCTGGTCGGCGTCGACGGGCCTGA
- the nuoE gene encoding NADH-quinone oxidoreductase subunit NuoE: MAWISKNSAGATVEKRSEPYLTSDMRSHLSQHILPRYERKMGALLPCLHEIQHAYGWIPGQAMLEIADFLAIKPADVIDTASFYEEYWLKKKGQHLVSVCRSIACEFCGQPAITQAVKDALGIDVGETTDDGVFTLIELECLGSCGTAPALLIDETLHENVKPEQIAGLLDAARKNSSHH, translated from the coding sequence ATGGCCTGGATCTCCAAAAACTCCGCCGGCGCGACCGTCGAAAAACGGTCAGAGCCCTACCTGACGAGCGACATGCGCTCGCACCTTTCGCAGCACATCCTGCCGCGCTACGAACGCAAGATGGGCGCGCTCCTCCCCTGCCTGCACGAAATCCAGCACGCCTACGGATGGATCCCCGGCCAGGCCATGCTCGAGATCGCCGACTTCCTCGCGATCAAGCCCGCCGACGTCATCGACACCGCTTCCTTCTATGAGGAATACTGGCTCAAGAAGAAAGGCCAGCACCTCGTCAGCGTCTGCCGCTCCATCGCATGCGAGTTCTGCGGCCAACCCGCAATCACACAAGCCGTGAAAGACGCGCTCGGGATCGATGTCGGCGAGACCACCGACGACGGCGTCTTCACACTTATCGAGCTCGAGTGCCTCGGGTCCTGCGGCACGGCCCCGGCCCTGCTCATCGACGAGACGCTTCACGAAAATGTCAAGCCGGAACAAATCGCCGGCCTGCTCGACGCCGCGCGAAAGAACTCGTCGCACCACTGA